In the Helianthus annuus cultivar XRQ/B chromosome 11, HanXRQr2.0-SUNRISE, whole genome shotgun sequence genome, one interval contains:
- the LOC110888775 gene encoding uncharacterized protein LOC110888775, protein MESKIHPATTVNNIKSLIPVTLEMESGQYTSWSELFRIHCRAYLVIDHLAPKPETPVGSSKDADKEKQAKPTDDSWDRLDAIVLQWIYGTISNDLLHTILKPSTTAYDAWTTIESIFQDNMSSQAIHLLHKFSNTLLD, encoded by the coding sequence ATGGAATCAAAGATTCACCCTGCCACTACCGTCAACAACATTAAAAGCCTCATACCTGTAACATTGGAGATGGAATCCGGTCAATATACATCTTGGAGTGAGCTCTTTCGCATCCACTGTCGTGCGTACCTCGTCATCGATCATCTCGCACCAAAACCCGAAACTCCAGTCGGCTCCTCAAAAGACGCCGACAAAGAAAAGCAGGCCAAACCAACCGATGACTCGTGGGATCGATTGGACGCCATTGTTTTACAATGGATATACGGCACTATATCCAACGATCTCCTTCACACAATTCTAAAACCAAGTACAACGGCGTACGATGCTTGGACAACTATCGAAAGCATCTTTCAAGATAACATGAGTTCCCAGGCGATTCACCTCCTACACAAGTTCTCCAATACTCTCCTCGATTGA